Proteins from a single region of Drosophila biarmipes strain raj3 chromosome 3R, RU_DBia_V1.1, whole genome shotgun sequence:
- the LOC108032892 gene encoding katanin p60 ATPase-containing subunit A-like 1 isoform X1 — MSITLLRGGKQKTTTCVGMTVMAKTTIEEICENAKLARDMALTGNYDSACIYYEGLQGLLARQLKATADPLRKGKWSMINQQISQEHAKIKAIQRTLQDISLDLQSTKFAHKLRHQLGAESTSSKDPSAWFKPDPDIWTPPPKDPDVWGPPKPPPTTQAVGRRAAPNNRRTAPASQNSRPSSTIPQSTARNGPASTRNSRNSTSAAAPNSGARMTNGRAGGRKLSTSNNNEAREDDSNTAGSNGGGAGGEGESGDQQAAQEEERKFQPNNHIEAELVDILERDILQKDPKVRWSDIADLHDAKRLLEEAVVLPMLMPDYFKGIRRPWKGVLMVGPPGTGKTMLAKAVATECGTTFFNVSSATLTSKYRGESEKMVRLLFEMARFYAPSTIFIDEIDSLCSRRGSESEHEASRRVKSELLVQMDGVGGGEEQAKVVMVLAATNFPWDIDEALRRRLEKRIYIPLPSDEGREALLKINLREVKVDDSVDLTYVANELKGYSGADITNVCREASMMSMRRKIAGLTPEQIRQLATEEVDLPVSNNDFKEAMGRCNKSVSRADLDKYEKWMKEFGSS, encoded by the exons ATGTCCATAACC TTACTGCGAGGTGGCAAGCAAAAGACAACCACTTGCGTAGGAATGACCGTAATGGCCAAGACTACGATCGAAGAAATATGCGAGAATGCCAAATTAGCGCGGGACATGGCTCTGACGGGTAACTACGACTCGGCCTGCATCTACTACGAGGGCCTGCAGGGGCTACTCGCCCGCCAGCTCAAGGCCACCGCGGATccgctgcgcaagggcaagtGGAGCATG ATCAACCAGCAGATAAGCCAGGAGCACGCCAAGATCAAGGCCATCCAGCGAACCCTGCAAGACATCTCGCTGGACCTGCAGAGCACCAAATTCGCCCACAAGCTTCGTCACCAGCTCGGCGCGGAGAGCACCAGCAGCAAAGACCCATCCGCGTGGTTTAAGCCGGACCCCGACATTTGGACGCCCCCGCCGAAGGATCCCGATGTGTGGGGTCCTCCGAAACCTCCACCCACCACACAGGCCGTGGGCCGACGCGCCGCACCGAACAACCGCCGCACTGCTCCGGCCTCTCAGAACAGCCGCCCCAGCAGCACAATCCCACAGAGCACTGCCCGGAACGGTCCTGCCTCGACACGCAACTCCAGAAACTCGACGTCCGCCGCAGCACCGAACAGTGGAGCACGCATGACCAACGGCCGGGCTGGCGGACGGAAGCTGTCCACGTCGAACAACAACGAGGCTAGGGAAGACGACTCCAACACTGCAGGCAGCAATGGTGGGGGAGCCGGTGGCGAAGGAGAGAGTGGCGACCAGCAGGCCGCccaggaggaggagcgcaAGTTCCAGCCAAACAATCACATAGAAGCAGAGCTAGTCGACATTCTTG AACGTGATATTCTTCAAAAGGACCCTAAAGTGCGCTGGAGCGACATTGCCGACCTACACGACGCTAAGCGGCTGCTGGAGGAGGCCGTCGTGCTGCCCATGCTCATGCCGGACTATTTCAAG GGTATCCGGCGACCATGGAAGGGTGTGCTAATGGTAGGTCCTCCCGGCACAGGCAAGACAATGCTCGCCAAGGCGGTGGCAACCGAATGCGGAACGACATTCTTCAACGTGAGCTCGGCTACGCTCACATCCAAGTACCGCGGAGAGTCGGAAAAGATGGTGCGACTGCTGTTTGAGATGGCGCGGTTCTATGCGCCCAGTACAATCTTCATCGACGAGATTGACTCCCTGTGCTCGCGTAGAGGGTCGGAATCGGAGCACGAGGCCTCGCGACGCGTCAAGTCAGAGCTGCTGGTCCAAATGGACGGCGTGGGTGGAGGGGAGGAACAGGCCAAGGTTGTGATGGTGCTGGCCGCTACAAACTTTCCCTGGGATATCGATGAGGCGTTGCGGCGCCGGTTGGAGAAGCGCATTTACATCCCACTGCCATCGGACGAAGGTCGTGAGGCGCTGCTGAAAATCAACCTGCGCGAGGTCAAGGTGGATGATAGTGTCGATCTGACCTATGTAGCCAACGAGCTAAAGGGATACTCCGGAGCCGACATCACAAACGTGTGCAG GGAAGCCAGTATGATGTCGATGCGACGGAAGATCGCCGGCCTTACACCAGAGCAAATTCGACAGTTGGCTACTGAGGAAGTGGACTTGCCCGTGTCGAACAATGACTTCAAAGAGGCCATGGGTCGCTGCAACAAGAGCGTGTCCCGCGCGGACCTGGACAAGTACGAGAAGTGGATGAAGGAGTTCGGATCGTCATGA
- the LOC108032924 gene encoding RAB6A-GEF complex partner protein 2 isoform X2, with translation MIEIKAKLVRADSAIYATGERVECLIEFTHKTFADEHPTSQNRNANEASQENLAWASAQLHCYRKTSYSTSTSDKATELTEMIGRTALDAVTQAPGEVIVATKPKILFCDLRLQPGETKMYFFNEFIPRDGPPTYRGHNIRYFYKITIATQRVKSKVQTLTVPIRVLPIPIISRPDELPVTVETNEELAPTNPFLEKREISELEISWHHLKNVTARRAPKFYRISNKRGFVGRFCLFKPAYKLGEDIVGSLDFGPGVSPRKVRCVQFSVKLQQQELSIRPQTVQNHQLQSQLSTGDDISSIKSFDMASIASGVVADSLHKSATSGSSRDKDVPEPTGKLTTISTSHQVCYATLQTQVVVPIPLHVTPTFRTDLVDVRWRLHFEFVTTTLMDFGIPNPEFGELKAPSELPVETMVWNLPVTIYAANPLQIYAPNQTFNLLIK, from the exons ATGATTGAAATAAAGGCCAAACTGGTGCGGGCGGACTCGGCCATCTACGCCACGGGCGAGAGAGTAGAGTGCCTAATCGAGTTCACCCACAAAACATTCGCGGATGAGCACCCCACATCCCAAAACAGAAATGCCAACGAAGCAAG TCAGGAAAACCTGGCCTGGGCTTCAGCGCAGCTGCACTGTTACCGGAAAACCAGCTACTCCACATCCACCAGTGACAAGGCCACGGAACTCACGGAGATGATCGGGCGAACAGCCCTGGATGCGGTGACCCAGGCACCGGGCGAAGTGATTGTGGCCACCAAGCCCAAGATCCTCTTCTGCGACCTCCGCCTCCAACCTGGAGAGACCAAGATGT atttttttaatgagttcATTCCGCGCGATGGTCCACCAACCTACAGAGGGCACAACATTCGGTACTTCTACAAGATCACCATTGCTACGCAGCGGGTCAAGTCCAAGGTTCAGACTCTGACCGTCCCCATACGGGTGTTGCCCATTCCCATAATTTCCCGTCCGGATGAGCTGCCTGTAACTGTGGAGACCAACGAGGAGCTGGCACCCACTAATCCGTTCCTGGAGAAGCGTGAGATTAGTGAACTGGAAATATCGTGGCACCATCTTAAG AACGTGACAGCTCGTCGAGCACCCAAGTTCTATCGCATTTCGAACAAACGTGGATTCGTTGGtcgtttttgtttattcaaaCCAGCCTACAAACTTGGCGAGGACATCGTGGGCAGCCTAGACTTTGGTCCCGGTGTTAGCCCCCGCAAG GTACGCTGCGTCCAGTTCTCGGtgaagctgcagcagcaggagctttCTATCCGACCGCAGACTGTGCAGAATCATCAGCTCCAATCCCAATTGTCCACGGGGGATGATATATCGTCGATTAAATCCTTTGATATGGCCAGCATAGCTAGCGGAGTAGTTGCTGATAGCCTCCACAAATCGGCCACATCGGGAAGTTCACGGGACAAGGATGTCCCTGAACCAACTGGCAAACTGACTACCATTTCCACCTCTCACCAGGTGTGCTACGCTACACTGCAGACCCAGGTGGTAGTGCCGATTCCGCTGCACGTGACACCCACATTCCGCACCGATCTTGTCGACGTCCGTTGGCGATTGCATTTTGAGTTTGTAACCACCACGTTGATGGACTTTGGCATCCCAAACCCTGAGTTTGGCGAGTTGAAGGCACCATCCGAGTTGCCCGTGGAGACAATGGTGTGGAACCTACCGGTGACCATCTACGCCGCAAACCCTCTCCAGATATATGCTCCCAACCAGACCTTTAACCTACTTATCAAGTGA
- the LOC108032925 gene encoding saccharopine dehydrogenase-like oxidoreductase — protein sequence MSADRLDVIIFGASGFTGKYTVFEAVTVLSGLRWGIAGRNREKLEAVLKEMGAKAKKDLSQIPIFIADVNNEASLLEMAKKCRIVVNTAGPYRFHGEKVVKACIESGTNHVDVSGEPQYMETMQLKYDQRAKEKGVYVVSACGFDSIPADMGVIFVEKNFDGVVNSVETFLESGIKEGGSGGGSAGLNYGTWESAVYGLAHSDELRGIRQQLFPQRLPKFFPVLRPRPLVFRAKEVDKVCLPFPGSDRSVVMRSQRFLYEQDKKRPVQMQAYVGFPSWLAAGAVILFASIFGLLSKFQLGRTLLLKYPGIFSGGLASRSGPSEESMERTYFRMTFKATGWPKGDRLAESSDQYTDPPTKTLMVRVSGMNPGYGATCVALLSTALTILREPEKMPNNGGVLAPAAAFSKTSLISELEKHDHGIKFEILANK from the coding sequence ATGTCCGCGGACCGACTGGATGTGATTATCTTTGGGGCCAGTGGCTTCACCGGCAAGTACACGGTTTTCGAGGCAGTCACCGTGCTCAGCGGCCTGCGGTGGGGAATCGCGGGCAGGAACCGCGAGAAACTGGAGGCCGTGCTGAAGGAGATGGGCGCTAAAGCCAAAAAGGACCTCTCGCAGATTCCCATTTTCATCGCGGACGTCAACAACGAGGCTTCCCTGCTGGAGATGGCCAAGAAGTGCCGGATTGTGGTGAACACAGCGGGTCCCTATCGGTTCCACGGCGAGAAGGTCGTGAAGGCCTGTATCGAATCGGGCACTAACCATGTGGACGTTAGCGGAGAGCCACAGTACATGGAGACCATGCAGCTGAAGTACGACCAGCGCGCCAAGGAGAAGGGCGTGTACGTGGTCAGCGCCTGTGGCTTCGACTCGATTCCTGCCGACATGGGAGTCATCTTTGTGGAAAAGAACTTTGACGGGGTCGTGAACTCCGTGGAGACTTTCCTGGAGAGCGGGATCAAAGAGGGCGGAAGCGGCGGAGGCAGTGCTGGCCTAAACTACGGAACCTGGGAAAGTGCCGTCTATGGGCTAGCCCACTCGGACGAGCTTCGCGGCATCCGGCAGCAGCTCTTCCCCCAGAGACTTCCCAAGTTTTTTCCCGTCCTCCGACCAAGGCCCTTGGTCTTCCGCGCCAAAGAGGTGGATAAAGTGTGCCTGCCCTTCCCCGGCTCCGATCGCTCGGTGGTGATGAGGTCCCAGCGCTTTCTCTACGAGCAGGACAAGAAAAGACCTGTGCAAATGCAGGCCTACGTAGGATTCCCATCCTGGCTAGCTGCTGGTGCTGTGATCCTATTCGCCAGCATCTTCGGTCTGCTTTCCAAGTTCCAGTTGGGCCGAACGCTGCTCCTTAAGTACCCTGGCATATTTTCTGGAGGATTGGCATCGCGATCCGGACCAAGTGAGGAGTCAATGGAACGCACCTATTTCAGGATGACTTTCAAGGCCACCGGCTGGCCCAAAGGCGATCGCCTGGCCGAAAGTTCAGACCAGTACACCGATCCTCCGACCAAGACGTTAATGGTGCGTGTGTCGGGTATGAATCCTGGATATGGAGCCACTTGCGTGGCCTTGCTGTCCACGGCGTTGACCATTCTTCGCGAGCCCGAAAAGATGCCCAACAACGGCGGAGTTCTGGCTCCAGCTGCCGCTTTTTCCAAAACCAGCCTCATAAGCGAGTTGGAGAAACACGATCATGGCATTAAGTTCGAGATTCTGGCCAATAAGTGA
- the LOC108032893 gene encoding vacuolar protein sorting-associated protein 37C, producing the protein MYQEYLNQLQASIAPMGSEELKELLNNDDKLDEKVDEVLQVLRTQKTSVFEDNRSRAERNIEREPQIIELRGRLAELSEEGRTRCSSVQEKLAELKEKSGGVGPETALALLQTAASESEEQTEEMVKKFNDSDLGVEPFLEEFLACRRTMHLRRLKAEKMQDLMRKQRQGPPTASHPAYGNVTSGAFYPSAGGSAPYPIMGPMMPMPPPSRPY; encoded by the coding sequence ATGTACCAGGAATACCTTAACCAACTGCAGGCCTCCATCGCGCCGATGGGCTCGGAGGAGCTGAAGGAGCTGCTGAACAACGACGACAAGCTGGACGAGAAGGTCGACGAAGTTCTTCAGGTGCTGCGAACTCAGAAGACTAGCGTTTTTGAGGACAACCGGAGTCGAGCGGAACGCAACATCGAGCGAGAGCCTCAAATCATCGAGCTGCGCGGTCGTCTGGCGGAGCTCTCAGAGGAGGGACGCACCCGGTGCTCATCTGTCCAGGAGAAGCTGGCCGAGCTCAAGGAGAAGTCGGGTGGCGTGGGCCCAGAAACGGCGCTGGCTCTGCTGCAGACGGCCGCCTCCGAAAGCGAGGAGCAGACCGAGGAGATGGTCAAGAAATTCAACGACAGCGATCTCGGGGTGGAGCCCTTCCTAGAGGAGTTCCTCGCTTGCAGGCGGACCATGCACCTACGTCGCCTCAAGGCCGAGAAGATGCAGGACCTTATGCGGAAACAACGCCAAGGCCCGCCAACCGCCTCTCACCCAGCCTACGGAAACGTGACCTCCGGTGCATTCTATCCCTCGGCCGGTGGCTCAGCTCCTTACCCCATTATGGGCCCCATGATGCCCATGCCACCGCCGTCAAGACCCTACTGA
- the LOC108032883 gene encoding uncharacterized protein LOC108032883, which yields MKLHLPILFGLLGLTMVHCQILLPGLRHRQIPVLDRGQIRVVQYLDAASTVTPEVVRDQFSRRFTTLAKPLINGAAPQTSLPNL from the coding sequence ATGAAGCTGCACTTGCCGATACTGTTTGGACTCCTGGGACTGACCATGGTTCATTGCCAAATTCTCCTCCCGGGGCTTCGACATCGTCAGATTCCCGTGCTTGATAGAGGCCAAATTAGAGTGGTGCAGTATCTGGACGCCGCCTCCACAGTTACACCCGAGGTGGTGAGGGATCAATTCAGTAGACGATTTACTACGCTGGCCAAACCTCTAATAAATGGAGCTGCCCCCCAAACCAGTCTCCCAAACTTGTAA
- the LOC108032924 gene encoding RAB6A-GEF complex partner protein 2 isoform X1 has product MIEIKAKLVRADSAIYATGERVECLIEFTHKTFADEHPTSQNRNANEASSQENLAWASAQLHCYRKTSYSTSTSDKATELTEMIGRTALDAVTQAPGEVIVATKPKILFCDLRLQPGETKMYFFNEFIPRDGPPTYRGHNIRYFYKITIATQRVKSKVQTLTVPIRVLPIPIISRPDELPVTVETNEELAPTNPFLEKREISELEISWHHLKNVTARRAPKFYRISNKRGFVGRFCLFKPAYKLGEDIVGSLDFGPGVSPRKVRCVQFSVKLQQQELSIRPQTVQNHQLQSQLSTGDDISSIKSFDMASIASGVVADSLHKSATSGSSRDKDVPEPTGKLTTISTSHQVCYATLQTQVVVPIPLHVTPTFRTDLVDVRWRLHFEFVTTTLMDFGIPNPEFGELKAPSELPVETMVWNLPVTIYAANPLQIYAPNQTFNLLIK; this is encoded by the exons ATGATTGAAATAAAGGCCAAACTGGTGCGGGCGGACTCGGCCATCTACGCCACGGGCGAGAGAGTAGAGTGCCTAATCGAGTTCACCCACAAAACATTCGCGGATGAGCACCCCACATCCCAAAACAGAAATGCCAACGAAGCAAG CAGTCAGGAAAACCTGGCCTGGGCTTCAGCGCAGCTGCACTGTTACCGGAAAACCAGCTACTCCACATCCACCAGTGACAAGGCCACGGAACTCACGGAGATGATCGGGCGAACAGCCCTGGATGCGGTGACCCAGGCACCGGGCGAAGTGATTGTGGCCACCAAGCCCAAGATCCTCTTCTGCGACCTCCGCCTCCAACCTGGAGAGACCAAGATGT atttttttaatgagttcATTCCGCGCGATGGTCCACCAACCTACAGAGGGCACAACATTCGGTACTTCTACAAGATCACCATTGCTACGCAGCGGGTCAAGTCCAAGGTTCAGACTCTGACCGTCCCCATACGGGTGTTGCCCATTCCCATAATTTCCCGTCCGGATGAGCTGCCTGTAACTGTGGAGACCAACGAGGAGCTGGCACCCACTAATCCGTTCCTGGAGAAGCGTGAGATTAGTGAACTGGAAATATCGTGGCACCATCTTAAG AACGTGACAGCTCGTCGAGCACCCAAGTTCTATCGCATTTCGAACAAACGTGGATTCGTTGGtcgtttttgtttattcaaaCCAGCCTACAAACTTGGCGAGGACATCGTGGGCAGCCTAGACTTTGGTCCCGGTGTTAGCCCCCGCAAG GTACGCTGCGTCCAGTTCTCGGtgaagctgcagcagcaggagctttCTATCCGACCGCAGACTGTGCAGAATCATCAGCTCCAATCCCAATTGTCCACGGGGGATGATATATCGTCGATTAAATCCTTTGATATGGCCAGCATAGCTAGCGGAGTAGTTGCTGATAGCCTCCACAAATCGGCCACATCGGGAAGTTCACGGGACAAGGATGTCCCTGAACCAACTGGCAAACTGACTACCATTTCCACCTCTCACCAGGTGTGCTACGCTACACTGCAGACCCAGGTGGTAGTGCCGATTCCGCTGCACGTGACACCCACATTCCGCACCGATCTTGTCGACGTCCGTTGGCGATTGCATTTTGAGTTTGTAACCACCACGTTGATGGACTTTGGCATCCCAAACCCTGAGTTTGGCGAGTTGAAGGCACCATCCGAGTTGCCCGTGGAGACAATGGTGTGGAACCTACCGGTGACCATCTACGCCGCAAACCCTCTCCAGATATATGCTCCCAACCAGACCTTTAACCTACTTATCAAGTGA
- the LOC108032874 gene encoding uncharacterized protein LOC108032874, with protein MLNGIPTMMRYAARSPYQCGSSGFSFDNCLRNKSLTEKGFVEPSRISTGTTVVGIIFDGGVIIGADSRATNANIIPSNNSRKIYELQHNIFAGGAGVAQDTSALMEVTRAQLELHRMSTGFRKVPVRCANQMVRQLLYRFSGNMEANVIIGGVDRTGTHLFCTRFDGTTDTVPFTSLGSGNLAAMSMLESRWTEGLDEQSARDLACDAVFVGMENDLNSGGRACLCIIRSDFSVHWNVQSPYPNKVSPMRSLLLAIRRGCTTILSTTEHQVVPWGETPAGCKAPASRPGGRMAPGPGATGMRRRGVETQGPLKAKRRKTE; from the exons ATGTTAAATGGCATACCAACGATGATGAGATATGCCGCCCGATCTCCGTATCAGTGCGGTTCCAGCGGATTCAGCTTCGACAATTGTTTGAG GAATAAGAGCCTGACCGAAAAGGGTTTCGTGGAGCCGAGTCGTATCAGCACTGGCACCACCGTAGTGGGCATCATTTTCGACGGGGGCGTGATCATAGGCGCGGATTCCAGGGCCACCAACGCCAACATAATACCCTCGAATAACAGCCGCAAGATTTATGAGCTGCAGCACAACATTTT CGCCGGAGGTGCCGGAGTCGCACAGGACACAAGCGCTCTGATGGAGGTGACGCGGGCGCAGCTGGAGCTCCACCGCATGAGCACCGGGTTCCGGAAGGTGCCGGTGCGCTGTGCCAACCAGATGGTGAGGCAGCTGCTCTACCGCTTCAGTGGGAACATGGAGGCCAACGTCATCATCGGGGGCGTGGACCGAACCGGGACCCATCTCTTCTGCACCCGGTTTGATGGCACCACGGACACAGTGCCGTTCACGTCCCTGGGCTCCGGCAATCTGGCGGCTATGTCTATGCTGGAGTCGCGGTGGACGGAGGGCCTGGACGAGCAGTCCGCCCGCGATCTCGCCTGCGATGCCGTGTTTGTCGGCATGGAGAACGACCTGAACTCCGGCGGCAGGGCCTGCCTCTGCATCATTCGGTCCGACTTCTCGGTGCACTGGAACGTGCAGAGCCCCTACCCCAACAAGGTCAGTCCGATGCGAAGCCTCCTTCTGGCGATCAGGCGCGGCTGCACCACCATTCTGTCCACCACCGAGCACCAGGTGGTGCCGTGGGGAGAAACTCCAGCTGGGTGTAAAGCTCCCGCCTCGAGACCAGGAGGTCGCATGGCTCCAGGTCCAGGAGCAACAGGAATGCGCCGTCGTGGGGTCGAAACCCAAGGCCCACTCAAGGCCAAAAGGAGGAAGACGGAGTAG
- the LOC108032892 gene encoding katanin p60 ATPase-containing subunit A1 isoform X2, with translation MSITLLRGGKQKTTTCVGMTVMAKTTIEEICENAKLARDMALTGNYDSACIYYEGLQGLLARQLKATADPLRKGKWSMINQQISQEHAKIKAIQRTLQDISLDLQSTKFAHKLRHQLGAESTSSKDPSAWFKPDPDIWTPPPKDPDVWGPPKPPPTTQAVGRRAAPNNRRTAPASQNSRPSSTIPQSTARNGPASTRNSRNSTSAAAPNSGARMTNGRAGGRKLSTSNNNEAREDDSNTAGSNGGGAGGEGESGDQQAAQEEERKFQPNNHIEAELVDILERDILQKDPKVRWSDIADLHDAKRLLEEAVVLPMLMPDYFKSLRICSAYENQLGTIYLPAERFRVLRGRKVTRPNKQSYLVGHL, from the exons ATGTCCATAACC TTACTGCGAGGTGGCAAGCAAAAGACAACCACTTGCGTAGGAATGACCGTAATGGCCAAGACTACGATCGAAGAAATATGCGAGAATGCCAAATTAGCGCGGGACATGGCTCTGACGGGTAACTACGACTCGGCCTGCATCTACTACGAGGGCCTGCAGGGGCTACTCGCCCGCCAGCTCAAGGCCACCGCGGATccgctgcgcaagggcaagtGGAGCATG ATCAACCAGCAGATAAGCCAGGAGCACGCCAAGATCAAGGCCATCCAGCGAACCCTGCAAGACATCTCGCTGGACCTGCAGAGCACCAAATTCGCCCACAAGCTTCGTCACCAGCTCGGCGCGGAGAGCACCAGCAGCAAAGACCCATCCGCGTGGTTTAAGCCGGACCCCGACATTTGGACGCCCCCGCCGAAGGATCCCGATGTGTGGGGTCCTCCGAAACCTCCACCCACCACACAGGCCGTGGGCCGACGCGCCGCACCGAACAACCGCCGCACTGCTCCGGCCTCTCAGAACAGCCGCCCCAGCAGCACAATCCCACAGAGCACTGCCCGGAACGGTCCTGCCTCGACACGCAACTCCAGAAACTCGACGTCCGCCGCAGCACCGAACAGTGGAGCACGCATGACCAACGGCCGGGCTGGCGGACGGAAGCTGTCCACGTCGAACAACAACGAGGCTAGGGAAGACGACTCCAACACTGCAGGCAGCAATGGTGGGGGAGCCGGTGGCGAAGGAGAGAGTGGCGACCAGCAGGCCGCccaggaggaggagcgcaAGTTCCAGCCAAACAATCACATAGAAGCAGAGCTAGTCGACATTCTTG AACGTGATATTCTTCAAAAGGACCCTAAAGTGCGCTGGAGCGACATTGCCGACCTACACGACGCTAAGCGGCTGCTGGAGGAGGCCGTCGTGCTGCCCATGCTCATGCCGGACTATTTCAAG AGTCTACGAATTTGTTCTGCTTACGAAAACCAGCTCGGGACCATTTATTTACCAGCAGAAAGGTTCCGCGTTTTGCGGGGGCGAAAGGTGACGAGGCCGAACAAACAAAGTTATCTAGTTGGTCATCTTTGA